The Daphnia pulicaria isolate SC F1-1A chromosome 12, SC_F0-13Bv2, whole genome shotgun sequence genome segment GATGGCCGGCAGGGCGATTGTCAGGATCAGCTTCGTTGGTTTGAAAATCTTCGGTGACAAACTTGTGAATCATCTGCTGGGCATTGTGGGGGCAAGTTGAGTAAAAACGAGCGCAGATTTGGTTATTGGTTTGACCCTGGTAAGATGTTCCCAGTTGGGCCGCCATATGATACGCTTCCTTTGGAGTGTCCTTGTCCTCTTCATTCAGTGGGGTAAGAGGATATCTAAAGGATCGAAAaatagaattaaaatttaccccaAAATTCTTAAGTAATCATTTACCCTAAAAGGTTTTGTAATAAAGTCTCGTCTTGAGTGAGACTTTCTTGCGGTTTTTGGTAGACTTCACAAAGAAGGCGGAGCCCGCAGGATTGCTCGTCAAACTGAGCAGCCATGAAGAGATAGGCGTTTCCATTGGTCCTAGCAGCTTCGAATTCCAGTTTCAGATCTTCAAGTGATTCGCCTGAGAATTCACCTCTTCTCTCTCCGTTATCTCCTTGAACGTCGCGCTTGGCACGTATAGTCAGGAGACCAGATCCACCGAATCCATTTGCACCGAAACCGGAAATTCCCAATCCAAAATTGGTTCCGCTAAGGTTAGTGCTGATTGGCGCAGTCAAGGGAGTTGCAGGTGTTGAGAGTACAGCAGCGCGGGATTGGTAAGAAGTTGCAGTTTTCAATGGGACAGGAGGAGAATTGAAGGATGGTTTTGCAAATGAAGGAGGGATTCCAAATGTTGTAACAGGCAATTTGAAGTTTGGTTGTTCGTCGTCTTCCTCACTTTTAAACCCATGGCCAGTTAGTTTGAGAAGAGAACCGGCCAGTCCTAAAATCGTAGTTAATCCTGATCCTCCTAATGTGCTCTTAAGGAAACCCCCTAGGAAGAGTAGAGTTAAAGATGCTTTGAAACCAATCAATCCTTTGGCGATCAAGGCGAATTTAATGGCCATGATGTTGGTTAGCAACAAGGCTTTGCCACCGAGCAATATGAGTGGAATCTTGAGTAATAATTTGCCTAGAACAGCGTGAAGTAAAAGCTTTTTCAGGACCAACAAGACCAAAGGATTTCCAAATAAAAGGGCCAGCTTGATTTTGGCCAATGCTACTAAAAGTAACGGCTTGAAGAGGGTACCGATACCCAGACCGAATTTTCTGTCAGAAAATAGATTGACGTCTGCGCCGCTGAATTGTTTTTGGAGTCCTTCAAGCTTGTCGACTCCATGCTGGACCAGTCGCGATAATATTACACTAGGAGGTGGTAGGGCGAGTCCGAGCTGACTTAGAACACGCTGATTTTGACTCTGCTGCTGAATGGTTACCGACGCCAAACAAACCAACATGAGAATTGACAGTGTGGTACGCATTTTCAATGTAAGTAATCCTgcagaaaacaaatatttgaagtaagtaataatttaattatttttagaccTTACCTTTGTTTTAGTCACTGGAATATGTTGAGCTAGGAATAACTAGTTCACTTTAAATTACTTGGTATTAAACGATGGAGCCTGTGTTGATCGCTTCAACCAAGAGCGGAGAATGAAGAGCAAGTGATGGCTTATGTCAACCTTTCGCTGGGTTTTATAGGAAAACGAGTCTTTCAGTTTTACTGCGATTTACATTGGAAGTCCCCGAATTATTAATATCTTTTTATGTAACTTGTTTCCACTTTCTGGTTTTAATACAGGGGGAAGGGCGGCAGAGGcccaaatgaaaataaagtcCTTTGCCGTGTTCCACTTGACTGTATAAGATGACTCGCTTACTTTCCGCAGACACTATCAAAGAGAAACGGGGACATGGAAGAGCAATTCACTTTCATCGATCGCTGTAAAATTCGTATTTTCCTATAACAATGTCAAAACTGACTCACTTGCATGCACGTGCATGTATAAAACGTTCCAATTGTAATAGTGTGTCACCTGAAGGcctggagaaaaagaaacagtcgCATATAAAATCTACACATCTTTCACATGAAATAAAGTGGAATAACAGACCTTCACCTTCTTGAGAAAAATTCATAGTTTGGGTTTGTCTTTAGTTTTCAATGTAAACCGAACGAGAAGTTGTATAGATATCTGCTTGTATTATTAAGATTATTTAGAATAGAATGTGAAAGtgatgatttgaaatttattcatgGTTTAGTGAATTTATTGCATTAATTCGATGGGGAATTTATGACGGAAAATTTTTCCATCAAGGctcttgaattattttcagtatTAGAAAAGATGTTATTCCCTGTTTGCGTTTTCAAGTATCGCGCTTAATTATTAAAGCCCCTTAGAAAATCTTAATGAaggaaattatttaattttacgaGATGACAGTGCTCATTTACATCTGCTTTTATTGGTACCAAGGTACCAGTAAGATGAAAGTAaaagtattttcttttctacacAAATCCCAGCGGATTTTTTTCCAAGGTTACTTGATCGAGCGAATGTGTGTGCTTATTCCGGAACGGCTGttagtgattttttttctatataaaataaaaaggaaaagaatatgATCTTTCTCATTCTGCAACCGGATGACTACTAgttttcgcttcttcttttcttatcaggCAACCTCAGATATTTAGCACAGTAGCGAAAATAAGTTCAGTAGTGAGTAATCGGATGTCTTcgatgggatttgaacccgggactCTAGCGTGCCAGCTGAAGACTATACCACTAGCCTATTTAGCAATgtaatatggaaatgaaataTTGTATGATGTTCTCAGCCAATACTTTTTTAGGATATGATCTACTTCCGGTAATAGTTCGATCAGGATATGCGaccatggtatagtggttatagcatctAGCGTTGTATCCAAatgtcccgggttcgattcccactTCCGCCACATTGTCCTCCACTGTTGTTCCCCATATCGCTCTGTATAATATAACCATGCATGTACTAACCCTAACTAAAACCAACTAAACCAACTACTAAACCACTACTACTAACTACTGTGCTAAACTAACCATGCATGTACTAACCCATACTAAAAACCAACTTAAACTAACTACTAAAAATCTACTACTAACTAACACTTACTACTAACCAACACCAACTACTAACATCCTATATGCGCGGCATATATATAAAAACACCTTAGATAAATTCGTTGGGGCAAGTCAGATCGCTTATCATCGTAAGACGTGGGACACTCTTGTACGCAGTAGTACTCGAGGGTTGGCTACTGCTGTAATAGACCGGTATGAGAGATGGCGAACCCTGaacgaaaaaacctttttaa includes the following:
- the LOC124316285 gene encoding uncharacterized protein LOC124316285 translates to MRTTLSILMLVCLASVTIQQQSQNQRVLSQLGLALPPPSVILSRLVQHGVDKLEGLQKQFSGADVNLFSDRKFGLGIGTLFKPLLLVALAKIKLALLFGNPLVLLVLKKLLLHAVLGKLLLKIPLILLGGKALLLTNIMAIKFALIAKGLIGFKASLTLLFLGGFLKSTLGGSGLTTILGLAGSLLKLTGHGFKSEEDDEQPNFKLPVTTFGIPPSFAKPSFNSPPVPLKTATSYQSRAAVLSTPATPLTAPISTNLSGTNFGLGISGFGANGFGGSGLLTIRAKRDVQGDNGERRGEFSGESLEDLKLEFEAARTNGNAYLFMAAQFDEQSCGLRLLCEVYQKPQESLTQDETLLQNLLGYPLTPLNEEDKDTPKEAYHMAAQLGTSYQGQTNNQICARFYSTCPHNAQQMIHKFVTEDFQTNEADPDNRPAGHPKAPQTSHNAPFYYPTRQPTMTPIQLWKSLFKMPGHQQ